A section of the Rhodobacteraceae bacterium M382 genome encodes:
- the tcuA gene encoding FAD-dependent tricarballylate dehydrogenase TcuA, with protein MTNKTPDIVIVGGGNAALCAAITAAEAGARVLILEGAPKEYRGGNSRHTRNFRCMHDGPLSVLTGSYGEDEYYNDLLLVTKGNTDENLARIAIRGSQESQPWMEAHGVRFQPSLSGTLSLSRTNAFFLGGGKALVNAYYRTAAALGVEVLYDAHVNHLELEGDRITRVDFTQHGTAHSLTPRAVVVASGGFQGNIERLVAAWGPEAENFLIRGTPYNRGDVLFDLLDQGVQSIGDPTQCHAVAIDGRAPKFDGGIVTRLDCVPFSVVVNTHGQRFYNEGEDVWPKRYAIWGRLVAAQDDQVAYSIIDSKSRDLFMPSVFPPVTADTIPELAVKLGLEPDAVAATIAEFNAACQNGDFKPTELDGVATEGLDPPKTNWARPIVDPPFYGYSLRPGVTFTYLGFKVDAQAQVQGATGPVQNLWAAGETMAGSILGQGYLAGFGMTIGTVFGRIAGKEAAAYVH; from the coding sequence ATGACCAATAAAACGCCCGATATTGTGATTGTCGGGGGCGGCAATGCTGCCTTGTGCGCGGCAATCACGGCTGCCGAAGCAGGTGCGCGGGTGCTGATCCTTGAAGGCGCGCCCAAGGAGTATCGCGGCGGCAATTCGCGCCACACCCGCAATTTCCGCTGTATGCATGATGGCCCGCTGTCGGTGCTGACCGGCAGCTACGGCGAAGACGAATATTACAACGACCTGCTGTTGGTCACCAAGGGCAACACCGACGAGAACCTGGCCCGCATCGCCATTCGCGGCAGCCAGGAGAGCCAGCCGTGGATGGAGGCGCATGGGGTGCGGTTTCAGCCGTCGCTGTCAGGTACGCTCAGCCTGTCGCGCACCAATGCGTTTTTTCTGGGTGGCGGCAAAGCACTGGTGAATGCCTATTACCGCACCGCTGCGGCGCTGGGCGTCGAAGTGCTGTATGATGCCCATGTCAACCATTTGGAGCTGGAGGGCGACCGCATCACGCGGGTCGATTTCACCCAACACGGCACTGCACACAGCCTGACCCCGCGCGCAGTGGTCGTGGCCTCGGGTGGGTTTCAGGGCAATATCGAACGGTTGGTTGCGGCCTGGGGACCCGAGGCTGAAAACTTCCTGATCCGCGGCACGCCCTATAACCGTGGTGATGTGTTGTTTGACCTGCTGGATCAGGGGGTGCAATCCATTGGGGATCCGACCCAATGCCATGCGGTTGCCATTGACGGGCGCGCCCCCAAATTCGACGGCGGCATCGTGACCCGGTTGGACTGTGTGCCATTTTCCGTGGTGGTCAACACCCATGGTCAGCGGTTCTATAACGAAGGCGAAGACGTTTGGCCCAAACGCTATGCGATCTGGGGACGGTTGGTGGCTGCCCAAGACGATCAGGTGGCCTATTCGATCATCGATTCAAAATCGCGCGACCTGTTCATGCCGTCTGTGTTCCCGCCGGTGACGGCCGACACGATCCCCGAGTTGGCAGTGAAACTGGGGCTGGAGCCGGATGCGGTGGCCGCCACCATTGCTGAATTCAACGCCGCCTGCCAAAACGGTGATTTCAAACCGACCGAATTGGACGGGGTGGCGACCGAAGGATTGGACCCACCCAAGACCAACTGGGCCCGACCCATCGTCGACCCGCCATTCTATGGCTATTCCCTGCGCCCCGGTGTGACCTTTACCTATCTCGGGTTCAAGGTCGACGCACAGGCCCAGGTCCAAGGAGCCACAGGCCCAGTCCAAAACCTGTGGGCTGCCGGCGAAACCATGGCCGGGTCGATCCTGGGTCAGGGCTATTTGGCCGGGTTCGGCATGACCATCGGCACCGTTTTTGGCCGCATCGCAGGCAAGGAGGCCGCCGCCTATGTCCATTGA
- a CDS encoding class II aldolase/adducin family protein — MSTCPRPTNEQEARQQLAALYRLCHLYGWTDLTSTHISARIPGRDDAYLMNAHDELFDEITASSLCEISFDGRMLTPGRVLNRAGHEIHSAVLQARPNVNFVLHSHTRAGIAVSAMPQGLLPISQHSGFVLGTLATHPFQDSTAVADEGAALAADLGQNYTMLLQNHGLLTLGRTAAEVFMYHYHLEASCKIQVDVMAATDDPILISPDALDPLLQWGAPENGPHGWKEWPALLRRLDREHPEYDQ, encoded by the coding sequence ATGAGCACCTGCCCGCGCCCCACAAACGAACAAGAGGCCCGCCAGCAATTGGCGGCCCTTTACCGTTTGTGTCACCTCTATGGGTGGACCGATCTGACCAGCACGCATATTTCGGCCCGGATTCCGGGGCGTGATGATGCCTATCTGATGAACGCCCACGACGAACTGTTCGATGAAATCACCGCGTCGTCGCTGTGTGAGATCAGCTTTGATGGTCGGATGCTGACACCGGGGCGGGTGCTCAACCGGGCTGGGCACGAGATCCATTCGGCGGTCTTGCAGGCCCGCCCGAACGTCAACTTTGTATTGCACAGCCATACGCGCGCCGGGATTGCCGTGTCGGCGATGCCACAGGGATTATTGCCGATTTCGCAGCATTCGGGATTTGTTCTGGGGACGTTGGCGACACACCCGTTTCAGGACAGCACCGCCGTGGCGGATGAAGGCGCGGCGCTCGCGGCGGATCTGGGGCAGAATTATACGATGCTGTTGCAGAACCACGGTTTGCTGACGCTGGGCCGGACGGCGGCAGAGGTGTTCATGTATCACTATCACCTCGAAGCATCGTGCAAGATACAGGTGGATGTGATGGCGGCGACGGATGACCCGATTCTGATTTCGCCTGATGCGCTTGACCCGCTGCTGCAATGGGGCGCGCCGGAAAACGGTCCGCACGGATGGAAAGAATGGCCCGCCCTGTTGCGGCGCCTGGACAGAGAGCACCCTGAATATGACCAATAA
- a CDS encoding thiamine pyrophosphate-binding protein, producing the protein MTNKITGGEAAYRVLKANGIDTVFGLLGGSMLELYDAMYQDGAINYVGARDERAAGHMADAWARMTGKPGVVLGAQAGPGVVNIVTAVAEAQLAYSPLVVIAGAISRCDHAKDTFQEVDQVALFAPISKKSVLVSDAARLPAMLEDAIRLANSGRRGPVVLHVPRDLFADMVPANDPKPVNIARPGPAAGEDVEAIAAMLSGAQRPVIFAGGGFKWGQGRDALTALAEKLEVPVVASTGHADVMEHGHPWFAGQAGPRGNRVASRLTREADVMVVLGARLGFNSTFHSNDYVGADTRIAHVDIDGSAVGRYFPAEIAVQADARLTAEALTNATQKPAADAWRASFRDDWASLMAERVEEAQIATLPMHPRRALAELRGALPRDAIVTLDTGNTCLQGADRLAHYQPMSLITPLDFGLVGFGLSAAIGAKAATPDRPVVAIMGDGAMGYTMIEIQTAIQNKLPIVAVVLDNEAWGAEKAYQEEFYGGRLLGAEIQSPRYDKFAELCGGKGIWVDGPGALGDALVQAIASNETTVIQAKIDPKALMTLRKDLFKKADD; encoded by the coding sequence ATGACCAATAAGATTACGGGCGGGGAAGCCGCCTATCGCGTGCTCAAGGCCAATGGAATCGACACTGTGTTCGGGCTGTTGGGTGGTTCGATGCTCGAACTCTATGATGCGATGTATCAGGACGGCGCAATCAACTATGTCGGTGCCCGCGATGAACGTGCGGCTGGCCATATGGCTGACGCCTGGGCGCGGATGACCGGCAAACCCGGCGTCGTTCTGGGCGCGCAGGCCGGACCCGGCGTGGTCAATATCGTGACCGCCGTGGCCGAGGCGCAATTGGCGTACAGCCCGCTGGTTGTGATTGCTGGTGCGATCAGCCGGTGTGACCATGCCAAGGACACCTTTCAGGAGGTGGATCAGGTCGCGCTGTTCGCACCGATCAGCAAGAAATCGGTACTGGTCAGCGACGCGGCACGCCTGCCTGCGATGCTGGAGGACGCAATTCGTCTGGCCAACTCGGGCCGTCGGGGGCCGGTGGTGTTGCATGTGCCGCGCGATCTGTTTGCCGACATGGTCCCGGCCAATGACCCCAAACCTGTGAACATCGCCCGCCCCGGCCCTGCGGCCGGTGAAGATGTCGAGGCGATCGCGGCGATGCTCTCCGGCGCGCAACGTCCCGTCATCTTTGCGGGCGGTGGCTTTAAATGGGGGCAGGGTCGTGACGCCCTGACCGCATTGGCCGAAAAGCTGGAGGTGCCGGTTGTGGCATCGACCGGGCATGCGGACGTGATGGAACACGGCCATCCCTGGTTCGCCGGACAGGCCGGTCCGCGCGGCAACCGTGTGGCCAGCCGTCTGACACGCGAAGCCGACGTGATGGTGGTGCTGGGCGCGCGACTGGGGTTCAATTCGACCTTTCACAGCAACGACTATGTGGGGGCAGACACCCGCATTGCCCATGTGGACATTGATGGTTCAGCCGTTGGGCGCTACTTCCCCGCCGAGATCGCGGTGCAGGCCGATGCCCGCCTGACGGCCGAAGCATTGACCAACGCGACGCAAAAGCCTGCCGCCGATGCATGGCGCGCGTCCTTCCGGGACGATTGGGCCAGCCTGATGGCCGAGCGGGTTGAAGAGGCCCAAATCGCCACCCTGCCGATGCACCCCCGTCGGGCGTTGGCCGAACTGCGCGGTGCGTTGCCACGGGATGCGATTGTCACGCTGGACACCGGCAATACCTGTCTGCAGGGTGCTGACCGTCTAGCGCACTATCAACCGATGTCGCTGATCACGCCGCTGGATTTTGGTCTGGTGGGTTTTGGCCTGTCTGCCGCCATCGGCGCCAAGGCCGCCACACCAGACCGTCCGGTGGTGGCGATCATGGGGGACGGGGCCATGGGGTACACGATGATCGAAATTCAAACGGCCATTCAGAACAAGCTTCCCATTGTGGCGGTGGTTCTGGATAACGAAGCCTGGGGCGCGGAAAAGGCCTATCAGGAGGAGTTCTATGGCGGGCGTCTGCTGGGCGCGGAAATCCAATCGCCACGCTATGACAAATTCGCCGAACTCTGCGGGGGCAAGGGCATCTGGGTCGATGGCCCCGGCGCGCTGGGCGATGCATTGGTTCAGGCGATCGCCAGCAATGAGACCACGGTTATTCAGGCCAAGATCGACCCCAAGGCGCTGATGACGTTGCGCAAGGATCTGTTCAAAAAAGCGGATGACTAA
- a CDS encoding FAD-dependent oxidoreductase has translation MKLMTRTTQVAIIGGGIMGVAAQLQLAENGWTDTILFEKAELTSGSTWHAAGQIAHAVGSRIAGWINKTSLELYKRVEQETGQSIGWHEVGGFRIATTDDEVDWMKSIMGVGRLLDLPMELVGPEEVAKVNPFYKVDNVKAAIQTFQDGHIDPSSVTMALAAASRARGAKIERRNQVTGASRKGDMWLLQTENGEVLAEHVVIAAGSYANQVGEWFGLKIPSVSCLHHYLVTDTVPEFADRPELPVMRDNSFGGYIRQEQKSGLIGIYEGHVCPTVWTMPEGAPWKAENELFEADYDSIGDFLMVAFDKMPILAELGIKRVVRGAITHTPDGGMLVGPSGAPNVWLSCGSSIGLAWGGGAGKVLADWMVHGEAEINTRSMDPRRYGDFSTDNYIVERTKDEFMRRHDTPVPGKQFNAMRPLNRHVLYDRLAAKGAVFGEVAGWERPRYFGDVGEVEQMGWGHQAWHANALTEAKATRAGAGVIDLCAFAQFEITGRDAGKLLDRISANKIPARDGRLTLNHLLTPKGRFETEVTIWRIAEGRYFTGSPIARANPDFAWIKSHIRDGEDVHMVNHTADWGMLALSGPNSRKIMADLTDADLSNAAFPWLSGQEITVAGIPVYALRVSFVGELGWELHAPLEHMGTLYDALHEVGGKHGLVDLGSYAFNGMRMEKAYRASGELTTDVGPYDVGLDRFVRAIDRDFVGRDAVMDRTPTWELFYGELHADGIDIHGGEPIVCNGAIVGLTTSGGYGYTVGKSLGWLFVRKGTPKQGLKVQILNTEYDVTVHEDAVFDPQNLRPRSED, from the coding sequence ATCAAACTGATGACCCGAACAACCCAAGTCGCCATCATCGGCGGCGGCATCATGGGGGTCGCGGCCCAGCTGCAATTGGCTGAAAACGGCTGGACCGATACCATCCTGTTTGAAAAGGCCGAACTGACATCCGGGTCGACCTGGCATGCTGCGGGCCAGATCGCGCATGCCGTTGGCAGCCGCATTGCCGGCTGGATCAACAAAACCTCGCTGGAACTGTACAAACGGGTTGAACAGGAAACCGGGCAAAGCATTGGTTGGCACGAGGTCGGCGGATTTCGCATCGCCACCACCGATGACGAAGTCGATTGGATGAAATCCATCATGGGGGTCGGGCGTTTGCTGGACCTGCCGATGGAGCTGGTCGGCCCCGAAGAGGTCGCCAAAGTGAACCCGTTCTACAAGGTCGACAACGTCAAGGCGGCGATCCAGACGTTCCAAGACGGTCACATCGACCCCAGTTCGGTCACCATGGCGCTGGCCGCCGCGTCGCGCGCCCGCGGGGCCAAGATCGAACGCCGCAATCAGGTCACGGGTGCCTCGCGCAAAGGCGACATGTGGTTGCTGCAAACCGAAAACGGCGAGGTTCTGGCCGAACATGTGGTCATTGCTGCCGGGTCCTATGCCAATCAGGTCGGTGAATGGTTCGGGTTGAAAATCCCGTCCGTTTCCTGCCTGCACCACTATCTGGTCACCGATACTGTGCCCGAATTTGCCGACCGTCCCGAACTGCCGGTGATGCGGGATAACTCCTTTGGTGGGTATATCCGGCAGGAGCAGAAGTCCGGTCTGATCGGGATTTATGAGGGGCACGTTTGCCCAACGGTCTGGACCATGCCCGAAGGCGCGCCGTGGAAGGCCGAAAACGAGCTGTTCGAGGCCGATTATGACAGCATCGGCGATTTCCTGATGGTGGCGTTTGACAAGATGCCGATCCTGGCGGAATTGGGCATCAAACGCGTGGTGCGGGGGGCGATCACCCACACGCCGGATGGCGGTATGCTGGTTGGCCCGTCGGGCGCGCCCAATGTCTGGTTGTCCTGTGGGTCGTCCATTGGGCTGGCCTGGGGCGGGGGTGCGGGCAAGGTGCTCGCCGATTGGATGGTGCATGGCGAGGCCGAGATCAACACCCGGTCGATGGACCCGCGTCGGTATGGTGATTTCTCGACCGACAATTACATCGTCGAACGGACCAAAGACGAATTTATGCGCCGCCATGACACCCCGGTACCGGGCAAACAGTTCAACGCCATGCGCCCGTTGAACCGGCATGTTCTGTATGATCGTCTCGCCGCCAAAGGCGCGGTGTTCGGCGAAGTCGCAGGCTGGGAACGTCCGCGTTATTTCGGCGATGTGGGCGAGGTCGAACAGATGGGCTGGGGGCATCAGGCCTGGCACGCCAATGCGCTGACCGAAGCCAAAGCCACCCGTGCCGGGGCCGGGGTCATCGACCTGTGTGCCTTTGCCCAGTTTGAAATCACCGGGCGTGACGCGGGCAAGCTGCTGGATCGGATTTCGGCCAACAAGATCCCGGCGCGCGACGGGCGGCTGACCCTGAACCATCTGTTGACTCCCAAGGGCCGCTTCGAAACCGAAGTGACCATCTGGCGCATCGCCGAGGGGCGCTATTTCACCGGCTCGCCGATTGCCCGCGCCAACCCGGATTTTGCCTGGATCAAATCGCACATCCGCGACGGCGAAGACGTGCATATGGTCAACCACACAGCCGACTGGGGGATGCTGGCGCTGTCTGGACCCAACAGCCGCAAGATCATGGCCGACCTGACCGACGCGGACCTGTCCAACGCGGCGTTCCCCTGGCTGTCGGGGCAGGAGATCACTGTGGCGGGCATCCCGGTCTACGCCCTGCGGGTCTCCTTTGTCGGTGAACTCGGGTGGGAGCTGCACGCCCCGCTGGAACATATGGGCACGCTTTATGACGCGCTGCACGAGGTGGGCGGCAAACACGGGCTGGTCGATCTGGGCAGCTATGCCTTTAACGGCATGCGCATGGAAAAGGCCTATCGCGCGTCAGGTGAACTGACCACTGATGTGGGCCCCTATGACGTTGGTCTGGATCGGTTTGTGCGCGCCATCGACCGGGATTTTGTCGGTCGCGACGCCGTGATGGACCGCACTCCGACGTGGGAGCTGTTCTATGGTGAACTGCACGCCGATGGCATCGACATCCACGGTGGCGAGCCAATTGTCTGTAACGGCGCGATTGTCGGGCTGACCACGTCGGGCGGCTATGGCTATACCGTCGGTAAAAGCCTGGGCTGGTTGTTCGTGCGCAAGGGCACGCCCAAGCAGGGCCTGAAAGTGCAGATTTTGAATACAGAATACGATGTGACGGTGCATGAGGACGCGGTGTTTGACCCGCAGAACCTGCGCCCCCGTTCAGAGGACTGA
- a CDS encoding FAD-dependent oxidoreductase, which produces MTSLPKQARTVIIGGGVIGCSIAYHLAREGRKDIVVLERSKLTSGTTWHAAGLVRRLRPSATLTKLINYSIDLYKDLEQETGQGTGWTQTGSLSIATNQDRLTTLKRQVSLGRAFGLEAEVVDRKQVEELWPLLHTDDVIGAVYSPVDGRVNPSDVALALSKGARARGVQIFEDTRVTGLQKQGGRISAVEVGDHVIEADEVVIACGLWSREVAEMAGAHMPLYACEHFYILTKPLEQVQALGKGAHLPTLNDQDAFLYARDDVEGLLVGCFEPHAKGLPMEKLPADFSFDLLGEDWDHFMPMMENALHRIPALEQAEVRMLLNGPESFTLDSQFMMGESPEVPGLFLMGGMNSTGIALAGGAGMAMAEWIMAGEPTMELNEADIRRFGPEMNVLGALEARIPEVLGRHYDIAYPGRSMDTARGQRRSPIHSGLQQVGAKFVSRAGWERVEHFGGDENHLPLTFEAPKWRDQVGAEVAACRDGAAILDQSAFGKIMVQGPDACDFLNRVCAADMDVAAGRIVYSQILNARGGIESDITVQRHGADTYMLIVGAGEVVRDMKRLRETKGDFRVEVTDVTSGYAILGLAGARAAEILQKASTAKLPNIGRFRFAPVEIGLASGWAGRLSFTGEEGFELYIPADMAMAAYEALIAAGATHAGLFASGSLRIESGFRAWGHEMSPGVTPFEAGTEAFIGWDSDFVGKDALLAARTTPPKRRIVSMLFDDPDALPIHDEPICRDGQVVGQITSAAWSYRFGRSVALAMIDAPLEALVSQDIVDGFEVEIACTRYSAKASLKPAKFAFKGSN; this is translated from the coding sequence ATGACGTCTCTGCCCAAACAGGCCCGTACCGTGATCATCGGCGGCGGGGTCATTGGATGTTCCATCGCCTATCATCTGGCCCGCGAAGGGCGCAAGGATATCGTGGTTCTGGAACGCTCCAAACTCACCTCCGGGACCACCTGGCACGCCGCCGGGCTGGTACGCCGTCTGCGCCCGTCCGCGACGCTGACCAAGCTGATCAATTATTCGATCGACCTGTACAAGGACCTGGAGCAGGAGACCGGGCAGGGCACCGGCTGGACCCAGACCGGCAGCCTGTCGATTGCCACCAATCAGGACCGTCTGACCACCCTGAAACGGCAGGTTTCACTGGGCCGGGCCTTTGGGCTCGAAGCCGAAGTGGTGGACCGTAAGCAGGTCGAAGAACTGTGGCCGTTGCTGCACACCGACGATGTGATCGGCGCGGTCTATTCGCCGGTTGATGGCCGGGTGAACCCGTCGGATGTGGCGCTGGCGCTGTCCAAAGGTGCCCGTGCCCGCGGCGTTCAGATATTCGAGGACACCCGCGTTACGGGCCTGCAAAAACAGGGCGGCCGCATCAGCGCGGTTGAGGTCGGCGATCATGTGATCGAGGCCGACGAGGTGGTGATCGCCTGTGGGCTGTGGTCGCGCGAGGTCGCCGAAATGGCGGGCGCGCATATGCCGCTGTATGCCTGCGAACATTTCTACATCCTGACCAAGCCGCTGGAACAGGTACAGGCGCTGGGCAAGGGCGCGCATCTGCCGACGCTGAACGATCAGGACGCCTTTCTATATGCCCGCGACGATGTCGAAGGGCTGTTGGTCGGCTGTTTTGAACCCCACGCCAAGGGGCTGCCAATGGAAAAGCTTCCCGCCGATTTCAGCTTTGATTTGCTGGGCGAGGATTGGGACCACTTCATGCCGATGATGGAGAACGCCCTGCACCGTATCCCGGCGCTGGAACAGGCCGAGGTGCGCATGCTGCTAAACGGGCCCGAAAGCTTCACGCTCGATAGCCAGTTCATGATGGGCGAAAGCCCCGAAGTGCCGGGGTTGTTCCTGATGGGCGGCATGAATTCGACCGGCATTGCGCTGGCGGGTGGCGCGGGCATGGCGATGGCCGAATGGATCATGGCAGGCGAACCGACGATGGAGCTGAACGAGGCCGATATTCGCCGCTTTGGCCCCGAAATGAACGTGCTGGGCGCGCTCGAGGCCCGGATCCCCGAAGTTCTGGGCCGCCATTACGACATTGCCTATCCGGGGCGCTCCATGGACACCGCGCGTGGCCAGCGGCGCAGCCCGATCCATTCGGGCCTGCAACAGGTCGGGGCCAAATTCGTCTCGCGTGCGGGATGGGAACGGGTCGAACATTTCGGCGGCGACGAAAACCACCTGCCGTTGACCTTTGAGGCACCGAAATGGCGCGATCAGGTCGGGGCCGAGGTGGCCGCCTGTCGCGATGGGGCTGCCATTCTGGACCAATCCGCCTTTGGCAAAATCATGGTGCAGGGGCCGGACGCCTGCGATTTCCTGAACCGGGTCTGCGCCGCAGACATGGACGTCGCGGCGGGCCGCATTGTCTATAGCCAGATCCTGAACGCGCGCGGTGGGATTGAATCCGACATCACCGTGCAGCGCCACGGGGCCGACACCTATATGCTGATCGTTGGCGCGGGCGAGGTCGTACGCGACATGAAACGCCTGCGCGAAACCAAAGGAGATTTCCGGGTCGAAGTGACTGATGTGACCTCGGGCTATGCCATTCTGGGGCTGGCCGGGGCACGTGCGGCGGAAATCCTGCAAAAGGCATCGACCGCAAAACTGCCCAATATTGGCCGCTTCCGCTTTGCCCCGGTCGAAATCGGGCTGGCCAGCGGCTGGGCCGGGCGGTTGTCGTTCACCGGCGAAGAAGGGTTCGAACTCTACATCCCCGCCGATATGGCCATGGCTGCCTATGAGGCGCTGATCGCTGCCGGTGCCACCCACGCCGGGCTGTTTGCCAGCGGCTCACTGCGCATCGAAAGCGGGTTCCGCGCATGGGGGCACGAAATGTCACCCGGCGTCACCCCGTTCGAGGCCGGGACCGAGGCGTTCATTGGCTGGGACAGCGATTTTGTCGGCAAGGACGCCCTGTTGGCCGCCCGCACGACCCCACCCAAACGCCGCATTGTGTCGATGCTGTTTGACGATCCGGACGCGCTCCCGATCCATGATGAACCGATCTGTCGCGATGGTCAGGTGGTGGGTCAGATCACCTCGGCCGCCTGGAGCTATCGCTTTGGCCGCTCGGTTGCGCTGGCAATGATCGACGCGCCGCTGGAGGCGCTGGTCAGTCAGGACATCGTTGACGGGTTCGAGGTCGAAATCGCCTGTACCCGCTACAGTGCCAAGGCGTCGCTGAAACCCGCGAAATTCGCATTCAAAGGATCAAACTGA
- a CDS encoding aminotransferase class III-fold pyridoxal phosphate-dependent enzyme has translation MTRNQTLADRARQVMPGGVSHELRYRAPHPIYIDHALGAEKWDVEGKRYIDFKLGAASQILGNSCPEVMQAVAEQLTKTPYTGDCHALEIEWAEWIARLYPSADLVRFTGSGTESTMLALRLGRAWSGKDKVLRIDGHFHGWHDMLIKGAKPGTNTAPSLGVPTAITDLTVVAPPSVDAIAALLDQDDDIGTIFVEASGANYGSVPLPDGFLSGIRDLATTRGKVLIFDEVITGFRWAPGGRQARDGVTPDITTLAKVVTGGLPGGAICGRRDIMELLDPGKPRDGLAPPVSHKGTFNAAPMVAAGAIAAMKLLSTGDVQKQADAMAARLRDGINTCFTNRGMAAVAYGDSSTCHLYFGGSSIDGLTAAQIRTVPPALVNGLRNGLLERGVDFMSFTSCVTSSAHTPDLVDEAIEIFDETLGELTEAGVIAP, from the coding sequence ATGACACGCAACCAGACCCTCGCAGATCGCGCCCGCCAGGTGATGCCCGGCGGGGTCAGCCATGAACTGCGCTATCGCGCGCCGCACCCGATCTATATCGATCACGCGCTGGGCGCGGAAAAATGGGATGTCGAAGGCAAACGCTATATCGACTTCAAACTGGGCGCTGCCAGCCAGATCCTGGGCAACTCCTGTCCCGAGGTGATGCAGGCCGTGGCCGAACAGCTGACCAAAACGCCCTATACCGGTGACTGTCACGCGCTGGAAATCGAATGGGCGGAATGGATCGCGCGGCTGTATCCTTCGGCCGATCTGGTCCGGTTTACCGGTTCAGGCACCGAAAGCACCATGTTGGCGCTGCGTCTGGGACGTGCGTGGTCGGGCAAGGACAAGGTGCTGCGCATCGACGGGCATTTCCACGGCTGGCACGATATGCTGATCAAAGGGGCTAAACCTGGCACCAACACGGCACCGTCGTTGGGCGTGCCAACGGCGATCACCGATCTGACCGTGGTGGCACCGCCGTCAGTTGACGCCATCGCGGCGCTGTTGGATCAGGACGACGATATCGGGACTATTTTTGTCGAAGCATCCGGGGCCAATTATGGCTCGGTGCCTTTGCCGGATGGCTTCCTGTCCGGCATTCGCGACCTGGCCACGACGCGCGGCAAGGTTCTGATCTTTGACGAGGTGATCACCGGATTCCGCTGGGCCCCCGGCGGGCGTCAGGCGCGCGATGGGGTGACGCCAGACATCACCACGCTGGCCAAGGTCGTGACCGGTGGGCTGCCTGGCGGTGCGATCTGTGGGCGACGCGATATCATGGAGCTGCTGGATCCCGGCAAACCGCGCGACGGTCTGGCCCCGCCGGTCAGCCACAAGGGCACGTTCAACGCTGCCCCGATGGTCGCCGCAGGTGCCATTGCCGCGATGAAGCTGTTGTCCACCGGTGACGTTCAGAAACAGGCCGACGCCATGGCCGCACGTCTGCGCGACGGCATCAACACCTGTTTCACCAACCGCGGCATGGCGGCGGTGGCCTATGGCGACAGTTCGACGTGCCACCTTTATTTCGGCGGCAGCTCAATCGACGGGCTGACAGCGGCGCAAATTCGCACCGTGCCCCCGGCGCTGGTCAATGGGCTGCGCAATGGACTGCTGGAACGCGGGGTGGACTTCATGTCGTTCACCTCCTGTGTCACGTCCAGCGCCCACACCCCGGATCTGGTTGACGAAGCCATTGAAATTTTTGACGAAACGCTCGGTGAGTTGACCGAAGCAGGAGTGATTGCCCCATGA